The region GTCTCTGATGCTGCTCTACTGTTCTGATCAAGTTCCTCTGCATTACTATAATAAACAAGTAACAGCTTTTGCTAGAAATCTAGTTGAGCCAGTTAGACTTTATATAGTTGGACCATATTTAGCTCTGGAGAATACTAATTTTTATATGAATTGCTATTTCTCTATAGCCCTCAATCAAAAAAGAGTTTCAATGCTGCTGTGCTtggaaactgtatttatttataaatttattcatatttgAATATTCATATGAATGTTCTTATGTTTTTATTGAGCCTTCTGTAATCATACCCTgactcttctgttttgtttcatttgtgtttgtttttcctgaaatactgtAGGTATGTAGGTAAAGATTATTCTTCTGCCCAGGAACGGATGGAAGATGAGATGAAAGAATATTACAGTCAGAATCCTGCAGTGTCACTGGTTCAGTCTGTAAGTGTTGGGCAACTTGTTGCTGTACATGTTGAGGAAGAAGCCTGGTTGCGTGCTCAGATAACTTCTGTGGAAGACAACAGAATAAAGGCAAGCAGCTGTTTGTTCTTGTGCTTGAaacagttctgtgtttttttttttgttttttttttttgttttttttttttttttggataagCAGTCAATTCTGAAATGTGCTACAATAGTGTTCTCTCCTTCCCTGTCTGGAAATAgttcttttttcagttacatGAGAAACTAAGAACTCTTTTGAAGTTACATAATTGTCTAAATTAAATGGTCTTTTAGTCCCATATCTATCCCTCTGCcatgaaaatactttattttggGGGTTGTGGTTTGGTTTATATGGGACTTGGCACTGTAGCACTTCTGTGCTGGTAAATGTACCTTTGATAGTCTTAGGAAGAATAGGTATAGTAGTGCTATTTAGCATGGGAAGGGAAAGTGAAAAGAGAAGTGTGAACAGGCTAAAGACCTATGACCTATATCTAGCCTGAAATCTTGCCCCAGAGCATTTATCACATTCATTAAACAGCAAGACAGTGGGAAGGATATACTAGTGTTTCAACAACTTTGCTCACCAAAGTAGATTGGGTGTTCTAGGAGTTACCTGGTGTGCTTGTTAAACACTTTTAATGGACATTATTTAACTCCTTTAAACCTTTCCTGAGCCAGACAGGCTGCTCTTGTTCATTTACTGCAAAGCTAGAACATGTAATTGAATTATAAGAACAATTTCAAACTTTTTAAGTTATTCCTTTACTTAATCAAAacctatgtttttattttttttctttccctggttAGGTGACTTTTTATGCTTAACATACTTCTAATGTTGATCCATTTCATTAATGTTTAAATAGTACCTGTATTAGAATTAATTACTGAGAAATTTAGTGTGATACCCTTCAGCTGAAATTTGACGGATAGAGGAAAGTGTCAAAACTCAACTTTATAAAACATTATGTTGATTtcagagaaatggaaaggatAGTGATAGCAAATATGCCTCTGACGTCTCTCAAGCCTGAATAGCAGCAGAAAGAAGGCTGCACTGCAGCATTTGCAATCATCCTCAGACCTCCCTTTTGCAAGTTTGGTATGCAGATACTTTGCATGTTAAAGTTTAGAAAACTGCTATAAAAGGCCCTGTCAAAGTCTtgtttctcttgccttagtcTTGATTACCTGTTACCAATCAGCAGTATCCCTACTAATTTCCTTTAATACATGTGGTATTTGTAGCGAAGTTATTAGAAGCATACATCGAAACAATCCATTTTAAAGCTATAAAAACCAAAGGCAAACTGTAGAGTGGCACTGAAATGGTACTTAGGTTTTCaacatttcaaaactaaaattcagaaatgtcagtttattactttttttttatgcagcTTCAGGTAATGTGTGCTGAGTCTTTCTAGCACTCTTTCTGTGAAGAACTGACTTTTTGTGGAATGGTTGGAGAGGATAATTTTAGGGATCTTGAAGGCGGCTTTCCTTGAAAATTCTGAACATCAAAGCAGTGAAACAAGCATAAGCCTAATAGCAATATATAATACTAATTTACTGAGAAGTGGCATGCCTATTCAGTGGATGCACAGAGAATGTTAtaactgaatatattttccCTAGACTCAAggatatattcttaaaaaagatattaaagaacttgtttttatttccttttccattatCAGGTGTGCTATGTTGATTATGGCTTCAGTGAGGTTATTGAAAAGAACGATGTGTACAAGCTAGGCAAACAGTTCTACTCACTTCCATTTCAGGCTGCAAAATGTAAACTGGCAGGTAAGAGAAAGCCACTGACTATATAGCTTGCCATTAGGTGACTTATGGATTGAAGCATCTCAACCTGGGTGTTGGGATCCTTGTTTATAATAGATTCTGTCCAAGGCAGTTTAGTCTAAGCAGATGCTGGTAGatgtggaaggaaggaaaaggagagcaaAAGAGGTAAGGAAGAagatgagggtttttttttttttaacaaatcttTATCAAAATATCATAGTGCCTATCTAATGGAACTTAAATTGTTTCTGTGCTTATCTTACATAGAATGAGCTtggatatttttgctttttaatgtatgtgttcctaaagaaatttaaaagaaatagctgaTAATGTGTGAAACAATGTACTGGCACAACTCCTTGTTCCAGAAATAAGGCATGTCTGTTGGCTAGGTATGGTAATACTCCTGGATATGATCTATTCTAATCAATTTAAAGTGATCCTTCTCTCAGTACTTGCAGATTTCCTAGACTGCAGAAAATTTACCTTCCAATAACTGGCCATTTATAACTTTACAAATTGTATTTCAAAGGTATTGAATTGCCAAGAacaagctttatttatttatttacctttgCACTCTTTTTCCTTTACACATTTGTCTTAATGTCAGAATTGTCTGATTCTTTATGCAAAAGGTGGGTGGgttttttggagtttttttgtttgttttggttttggggggtttttttaagagatgacTTTCTGTGTTAAAGGGGGAGAGATTAAGCAGAGTACAAGTAGAGGTGCAGTATGAATTTCCAACTACATTCTGACTCTGGGAAAGGCTACTGTTGCAAACACAAACCTGGTTGTTGTATTTTCCTTCAAAGTGATATAGGAGAAGTATCACTTGTTTTACAGGGCTGGAATTCTTCTGTGATGATCCTGTTTTAGTAAAAACTGTGGAATCACAAACTTGCAGCAAGATATTTGCTGTGGAAATATTGGAAAAGAGTGATATTCCTCTTCTTGTTCTCTATGACACATCTGGAGAAGATGATATCAACATCAATGCTACCTGTCGGAAGGTGTTGTATGACAAGTCCCTTGAACTGCTCCTACAGGTATCTTCCTGTTTctcaatttattaaaaattattggCCACAGAGGTCTGGGATGCATAAAAAACAATGTGCAAAAATTTGCTGAGTTTGTGTGTGtacttttccctttcttgtctGGTGCAGGTAGATGCAATATATACAAATGTCAGAGTAACCAGCGTTTCCTCTGATGGAAGCCTGTATTGCCAGGTACCGTCTAAAGGCTTGTCCAGGCTCTCTGAAATCTTACAGAAGCTAGAAGACTACTTCCATTACAAGGTAGGTCTGTGATGAGGAGGGAAGTGGTGGAGTAATgtgttgttttttcagtttatcCTTTTTCTCACACAAGGTCAAGTTTCTGGGGTAGCTACAGACCGTCTTCAAAATGGCTCCAAGTTCTGCACATAGACTTTGAGAGACAGCCTTCAGAGTGAAAGTTTATTTTAGTTCTCTTTTGTTTAGATGTTTTCTCTAATACTGTCACTATCAGTAActacttaaaatttttcttgaatagtttcaagaaaatattgaaCAATAACGGAATGACTCTTAACAGTAACTTCAAGTGGAAgcttcagaggaagcactgctTCAGACTGATAAAATCTGTGCATAGGTACTACCATATACTGTTCTCTGGAGAACTGACTCATACGATGGAATTAAGGTGCATAAACCAACTGGCCCATGGCACAGTGTGTGCAAAGTGTCAAAGAGCAGTGTAACCAAGAGCTCTTCTTTTTAGTCTGGCTTGTGGGTTGTATGGTCTTAATCTGGTGTGCTGCACACCTGGTCTCTCTACCCTGTAATTTTTGAACATACTGACTAATTGCAACCAGACTGATATATAGGCAGTATTCTCAAAAGAATTAAGTTGCCTTATGTAGGCTCTGGACCAAGATGTCTGTATACAGGCATATACAGCAAACCTAATTAAACATAAGAGAATTTATGCAAAGAGGAATATTCTAAGAGAACCTAAGTTGTACAATATCCAGCTCAAACATTAGAGAATCAAAACATGAAGTGCAAATCCTTGAAAACTTTGGCACTGTAATATCCACTGCTTGGGAAATGCACAACTCTTCacacttcaaaatgtttcagcatttcagcgtttttcaaaatatttttgggtGTACAGTTTGAGCTTTAGACTTGTTGAGACAAGTTATCTTGTTATCTTGAGCATATTTCAGTTCTTGAGATTCAGTTTCAAGCAGGCTGAACACTgtagaaaagagaacaaagctCTGAATGGTTTAGCCACATCAAAACAGCCAGCCAGCCAGATATTTAAAAGGTCCATATTTTGTGAGTATAGTTTACGTGAGGTGATTATTGGTATCAAAGATAGAACTTGATGTTCAGAATCTTTCAATATTggtgagggggaggagggacaTGAAAGAAGCACTATTAACTTTGAAGTGTATCTTCAGGGGTTTCTAGCTTGTAAATTTCAACTAACTAAGGTGACCTTGGGTTCTCTTGTGCCTTGTTATGTATTTAGGGTCGTGAAGATCCTAGGGTCATCATGATTCACATACCACCTTCATTTCGCATACCACCTTCATTTGAGGCAGTAGTAAATTTAAGTCATTAGATACTTTGAATGATGTATTCTTTAATATAAGACGGGAACTTCACCAGTTGTCTACCACAACTCTGCActgctcttccttttcagaatatCAATAATAATAGTGAAGTTTATATTCTAAACATCCAAAAGCAATGGAAGggtgtgtggttttttgtttttgttctgtccTGGTAATTTACATCCTTTCAGTTCACTTGTAAGAACTGTTACTAGGAAGTAAAGCTTTACTGGTTAGGGAAACTTAAACAGTGTGTGATACAAGATGCTTCTGAAGCTGGAAAGAAGCTTTGAGTTTGAAACTGAGCTATTGCTTCTCAGAATTGTTCCATGTGTAGCTTTTGTAATGATTAGTTCTGTGCTAGATAGTAATGGCTCTATGCATTATaacttctgtttctgtatttgcaGACATCTGAATATAATGTATCATTACCTTTCTGTGGCAAAATCTGCTTATTTCCTTATAAAGGAAAATGGACACGTGTAGAGGTAAGTAGTATTCAAAGAATAGCAACAGTTTCTGTGCCTagaactctctctctctttttgtttagCTAAATCTGGATCCTTGTTTTCTCTAAAGCTTGTTATAGTGCATGTCTGTTGTATTGGTTAACTTAACTAAAGTTTGTCCTAAAATGTAGAATGATCTTCTGAAACAAAGTGTTTGTACAAATTTGCAAAATACTGGTTTACCAATAtgcttccctttttttcttaccttaatttttatccttaaaatgacactcttcctttcttatttcagaTAACAATTGTTCACAGTAGTAGGGCACTTGATGTGCAGTTCATGGATACTGGAACAGTTGCATCTGTAAAAGTATCAGAGCTTAGAGAGATCCCATCACAATTCTTGAGAGAAATAATTGCAATACCTCCTCAGGTATAAAGACATGTTAAAGCTAATCTATACTAGCTTTCTTAACAGTGTTTGTAGTGCTGCTCCTTCTAGATTTAagtaacaattatttttgttcaataACATTCAATATTGGAGTGATTTCACTGTGTATCTCTGCCTGAAGTAATTCATAATTTAGTCTTGTGTATTGAGAGGCTGTTGTAGGGGTGGTGTGCGAGTAATGATAGTAGTTATGCATGTTCCCTGTCTCTGTTTGTAATACATTATCAAATCTAGCTGCATTAATAAAGTTTGTGTAAATAGGAAGTTGAGTAGTACAATGACTTTAGAGTCCCACATTGTTAAATTTTACCCTCTATACTTAATTCTTTTCTTAGGCTATGAAATGTTGCCTAGCAGATCTGCCTCTCAACACTGGCATGTGGACTCCAGATGCTGTACTGTGGCTAAGAGATACTGTATTGAATTGTCCTGATTTTAGCATGAAGGTAAACAGTCAAAATGATTCTGTCACTTGAAATCTACCGACCTATGGAAAAAGCTCTGGAGGCTTAAGCATTCAACAATatgtttttttgtaaataacatacgaaatataaatatatactattatatatatttctcattaaaaagttTGTAACCAACGATATGAAGCCCTTTTCTTGGGACATTTGACAAAAGCATACTTACTTAAGATTGTCAGAAGGTGCTTTGTCTTCTCAAGAATTTGGGAACTAACTTCCATTCACATTTTCCTGTGCCAATCCAAACAGAAGCAAGAATTCTTTTAccacaaaatgaggaaaaagatcaGTTGTTATGTTTCCCAGGAAAAAGGATGTAAATGTTGGGAAATTCCCGAGTTCTTTTTATGCCTCTTAAGTGAGGAtaactttctctttctcatcttGGAAAGtacctttatttttgtttgtgtttttcttttctagtctAGTATGACTTAGCATATATAATGGTATACTTAAAGTTTCTATTCTCTTGGAACCAAAATTATTTCCACTTGCAATGTGTCACATCTAATTCAGTTAACTGAAAACACTTttctaaacaatttttttcatagatCGTGTCTAAACAAAGCTGACTTCCTCTTAAAAGTCTACTTACAGATACTGTCAGAGCTCTTAGGGGTACACTTTGATATGTTTGATAACTTTCCTTatctttttgcttgcttttgcaaAAAAGACCATGTACTTAAAATATTGTTCCTATAATATGAGACATGAGTGTTACAACTGGCTTTTTTGAACATCCTCCTCCAACTCAGTTTCAATTTGGTACTGACCTTCACTTGCTTAAATAATAGAAGACAGATATCCACTTTAACTGAGGAaaaattttgttgttgtctCTTATCTACTGGCTAGAAGTAGTAATGTCTTGTGTGGATTAGTGTAGAAAGTCTAGGGAAATGCACCAGTACCTGTAAACAAACATTAGATAATATATTTTGTGAAACTAAAATTTCGATGCCTTTTTAATCAACAATTCTATCATAGCtagcataaataaaaaaaaatgagaaaatacttttatacCAATGCTTGAAAATTATGGATAATACAAACCTggaaatatctttctttttcctcatcatTAACAGGCTTCATCTCCTATAATAAGGAAGAGAATTCTGAAGGATTAGGTGTTAATCTTTAATAGTATTATTTAATTGTTCAAACTACATGAACACTAGCTAATGTTGTCATGAAAACTAGAATCATACACATCATCCAAAGGCGATAGTATGATTGAACCTGTTAGGTGGAACAGAACTCAATTCAAGCTTTTGAATTTGGTCTTCACTAGTGGAATAGCTGTAACTGCTCTTTAGAGCTGGTATATTGCTTACCGTCCAGCAACTGTTAACACACATGGGATAATCTCAAACACTTTTGTGCACATAGTGTGGTGAACTGTTGCTTTATTTCTATTAAGAGGCCTTAATCTTTTGTACAAAACCAGATCTGCATTTAATATTCAAGTTGGAAGTTAAAcgacattttctttctgaaggtGGCTAAACTGGATGGCACAAAGGAAACTGCACATATTTACTTGTTTACTCCAGAGAATTTCCCAGATGTGGATCGTAGCATCAATCGCCAGATCATAAATGCAGACTTGTGGAAACATCAGAAAGATGTCTTCCTGAGTGTTACACCCAGTGGAACTAGCTCCACAAAAGTAAAAACTGAAACTGTTTCAGCTCTGGAGTTAACTAGTCTAGGCTCTGAGAAGAGTTTCTCTGATTCAGTCAAGCCTGCTTTAGAATGCAGTAGTGCAGTGCCTACCATTGATATGCCTCCACCTCTACTATTATCAAAGCTTGGTGAGCCCATGGATGTCTACATCTCAGTTGCCTGCCATCCAGGTCACTTTGTTGTCCAGCCTTGGCAAGAGCTACATAATCTAGAAGTCCTTATGGAAGAAATGATGCTGTACTACAGCATGGCAGAGGAGAGGCCTGTGAGCattgaaaaaaacaagctgtaTGCAGCTAAAGTTGAAAACAAGTAAGTAGatatttattgaaaacaaatttttcaaaGGCAGTCTTTTACCTACAGCAATACTTAAATCTTAGTAAATCATCCCTAGCTCTGTTGAAGTTAGTGACAGAATTACACATTTCCCATAAAGTTCAGCCTTGATACAATTTCTTCGGGAAATGCTTTGTCTGTACTGTTGACAAGGTGGCAGATGTCTGATGATATCCAAGAGATTAAGGGGGTAGATAAGGTTGTAGTCTCTTCATGCTTCCAGATCACAGTTGGAAGAATCTACTCAGATTGCAGCAGATCTGAGAAGCTTGAGACAGGGCTGTAAGGATGATgatattattactattactgtGCTGCAGGTAGCTTATTCTGGTGCCTTGGCTGTGTGTGAATACTAATTCAAATCCTCTACTCTTACTCTCCTCCTTTTTAGGTGGTACAGGGTGATAATAAAAGGAATTCTTACAAATGGTTTATTGTCAGTTTATGAGCTGGACTATGGTAAACATGAGCTTGTCAGCATGAAGAAAGTACAGCCACTCATGGACGCTTTCAGGAAACTACCTTTCCAAGCTATAATAGCTCAGCTTGCTGGTAAGTAGTAATGATTTACAATTTTGTTAATGAAAGTCATACAGCAGTAGGGCTACCAGATGAGTAGTGATGTTGACAGAGACGAAGGCTGGTGGCATAATTGTTTTTCACTAAAATAAGCATGTACTCACTTAAAGAAACCTACACAATGCATGCATACTTATGCCAACAAAGTAGCTTTACTGTTCTTCTCTGTATAGGTGATGGTGGTTATATTTTGTTAGTCCTATTTTGATGTTAGCCCTAGCTAGAATACTTTTAATTACTATATATAAACCTGAAGACTGCTTGAACTTTCACAGTAACTGATTTTCAGTGTCACTagtatttatcattttatttgtgatatttaatttgcaaagacaggaaaatcaaaactgaaTGGCTTTCAGAGCCTTAAACATAGTATCCAGTATAAACTATGAAAGTTATGATATATCTGCTGAGAAGAACATGCATTCTGATTATCTTAGTCTGCATGAACACCATAGGGACTGGACACTGACTTCTctagtattttttcttgtgtattttACCAATATTGTAACTTGTTCACACTTGGAATCTTCTGGAGTTGCCGGAAGCAGCAGTCTAGGTAGatgaggcagagcagggaggctTTCACCAAATTTAAGCAAAATATGTGGACTGAGGAAATTGGGAATAGAGAGTGtgcatagattaaaaaaaaaccaaacaaacaaacaaaaaaaaacctaaaagcTGGCCTCTGCTtgctgtctctttttcttttcaaaatttttctgttgtttctgcattgcttttaaaagtagttGTTCTTATTTAAATGCTACTTCTCATCTCATTTTTTGGTAAATACTAATCTAGACTTCAGCTACAAAATGTGCTTGTGTGAGATGACAGGCTATAAAATTGGTACTCTGATTGTAGGTTGCTTTCTGTGGATCTGCTTTCCTGAATAGCCTCTGTGtgacttagaatcatagaatggtaaggttggaagggacctctggaggtcatctagtccaaccttcagcatagcccatacgaggactgaacccacaaccttggcattagtagcaccatactctaaccaactgagctaaacctgcccgCTCAGGGTTTGCTTTAAATTAGTGAAGTTGACTGTGTTCCCACTAATTTGAGGTCCTAGGAGGGCAATGCTGAAATGAAGCTGATGTCTAGCTGTG is a window of Rhea pennata isolate bPtePen1 chromosome Z, bPtePen1.pri, whole genome shotgun sequence DNA encoding:
- the LOC134153134 gene encoding tudor domain-containing protein 7-like isoform X2; amino-acid sequence: MLEADLVAKMLRAVLHSHKNGVPLAKLQGEYKSLTGDWIPFRHLGHGTLESYLESIPGVVRIEENKVGEVTCHAVACTETVRIAQLVARQRSSKRKVGRQVNCQMRLKSTAPVTLVGKPKGTLRQPRLMSSSEEGSKRPVPRPQRGRGMAYGVVKPTVESALPALPLAAGSGPSKDIPMQRHVTVINRPEKRLTIPPRFQKELQVHLSRSSSVDLNDNLNASVLEAHSVPSDSSASHVSEVQSHIKEILSRYSNGIWLSKMPQIYQQMYQEDLSTTVLRQLEYWPHVCTVEKVCTGDHMDGLLYPAKRISPLVKSDTEQGRASQNVTSSKADPLLKPRMETTSASLSSDFKQKVANILLKYSSGLWANALPKLYQDTYQLKFPEGVLNNLELLSEVCTVDHISDNPKKAILYAKPQRHIDENLNVTEKVHIHDVKASAEQQYEESKEQYPESMTVPPLVIPAEGSLSVLVVELNNTNEVIIRYVGKDYSSAQERMEDEMKEYYSQNPAVSLVQSVSVGQLVAVHVEEEAWLRAQITSVEDNRIKVCYVDYGFSEVIEKNDVYKLGKQFYSLPFQAAKCKLAGLEFFCDDPVLVKTVESQTCSKIFAVEILEKSDIPLLVLYDTSGEDDININATCRKVLYDKSLELLLQVDAIYTNVRVTSVSSDGSLYCQVPSKGLSRLSEILQKLEDYFHYKTSEYNVSLPFCGKICLFPYKGKWTRVEITIVHSSRALDVQFMDTGTVASVKVSELREIPSQFLREIIAIPPQAMKCCLADLPLNTGMWTPDAVLWLRDTVLNCPDFSMKVAKLDGTKETAHIYLFTPENFPDVDRSINRQIINADLWKHQKDVFLSVTPSGTSSTKVKTETVSALELTSLGSEKSFSDSVKPALECSSAVPTIDMPPPLLLSKLGEPMDVYISVACHPGHFVVQPWQELHNLEVLMEEMMLYYSMAEERPVSIEKNKLYAAKVENKWYRVIIKGILTNGLLSVYELDYGKHELVSMKKVQPLMDAFRKLPFQAIIAQLAGVKYGGR